The Corynebacterium vitaeruminis DSM 20294 genome window below encodes:
- a CDS encoding phosphotransferase → MKNPYSPAEFPALIAQVMGGRVPANIEAHGLPTGAASSIVPISGEQTNFSFIVDDETIWKFYADLPDGEGQEVRIGHALRAFVPPFVGHLSLGGRTLCVVTRFLPGAKDLWELRGAPLLSSLTPALGSSLGSIHAQLVDAFGSHAATGADLRARLNERLRGLRARTNLLEPFAADAQAAYEAVGSLGTIATQAIHGDLHLGQILLSGDDLYYLDFEGEPGATDSPVDSPLRDVAGLIRSFHYAGLDFDLSAFCPAYEEASGMPLDADLLRAYLIDRFCYEVGYELDHRPEWVNVPLDSARFVF, encoded by the coding sequence ATGAAGAACCCGTATTCCCCCGCGGAGTTCCCCGCCCTCATCGCCCAGGTCATGGGCGGGCGCGTCCCGGCCAACATCGAGGCACACGGCCTGCCCACCGGCGCCGCCTCCAGCATCGTTCCCATCTCGGGCGAGCAGACGAACTTCTCCTTCATCGTCGACGACGAAACCATCTGGAAGTTCTACGCCGACCTCCCCGACGGCGAGGGCCAGGAGGTCCGCATCGGCCACGCGCTGCGCGCCTTCGTCCCGCCGTTTGTCGGCCACCTGTCGCTCGGCGGCCGCACCCTGTGCGTGGTCACCCGCTTCCTTCCCGGCGCGAAAGACCTCTGGGAGCTGCGCGGCGCCCCGCTGCTTTCCTCGCTGACCCCGGCGCTCGGTTCCAGCCTCGGCTCCATTCACGCCCAGCTTGTCGACGCCTTCGGCTCCCACGCCGCCACCGGCGCGGACCTCCGCGCCCGCCTGAACGAGCGACTGCGCGGCCTCCGGGCGCGCACGAACCTCCTCGAGCCCTTCGCCGCCGACGCCCAGGCGGCCTACGAGGCGGTGGGCAGCCTCGGGACGATCGCGACCCAGGCCATCCACGGCGACCTGCACCTAGGCCAGATCCTTCTTTCCGGTGACGACCTCTACTACCTCGACTTTGAGGGCGAGCCGGGCGCCACCGACAGCCCCGTCGACTCGCCGCTGCGCGACGTCGCGGGCCTCATCCGCAGCTTCCACTACGCAGGCCTCGACTTCGACCTTTCGGCCTTTTGCCCCGCCTACGAGGAAGCCTCCGGCATGCCCTTGGACGCGGACCTCCTGCGCGCCTACCTCATCGACCGCTTCTGCTACGAGGTCGGCTACGAGCTCGATCACCGCCCCGAGTGGGTCAACGTCCCGCTCGACAGCGCGAGGTTCGTCTTCTAG
- the idi gene encoding isopentenyl-diphosphate Delta-isomerase, translating to MTQPELVVLVDEDGTPTGTALKSEVHTTDTPLHLAFSCYVVDGAGRVLITRRALGKKTWPGVWTNSACGHLAPGETAAEAARRRVPHEIGVEAERLGELTEVLPQFRYRAVDSRGIVEWEICPVFVARLEGTGGLSPEAEEVDSFAWTTPEKLFAAVDAAPFAFSPWMVEQLGHAELRRALLA from the coding sequence ATGACCCAACCAGAGCTCGTCGTCCTCGTGGATGAGGACGGGACCCCCACGGGGACCGCACTGAAGTCCGAGGTGCACACCACGGACACCCCGCTTCACCTCGCATTCTCGTGCTACGTGGTGGACGGGGCAGGGCGGGTGCTCATCACCAGGCGTGCGCTGGGGAAGAAGACCTGGCCGGGCGTGTGGACCAACTCCGCGTGCGGGCACTTGGCACCGGGGGAGACCGCGGCGGAGGCGGCGCGCAGGCGGGTGCCGCACGAGATCGGCGTGGAGGCCGAGCGCTTGGGGGAGCTCACCGAGGTGCTGCCCCAGTTCCGTTACCGGGCGGTCGACTCGCGGGGGATCGTCGAGTGGGAGATCTGCCCGGTGTTCGTCGCGAGGCTTGAGGGGACGGGCGGGCTTAGCCCGGAGGCGGAGGAGGTGGACTCCTTCGCGTGGACCACGCCGGAGAAACTCTTCGCCGCGGTCGATGCGGCCCCATTCGCGTTTAGCCCGTGGATGGTCGAGCAGCTTGGCCACGCGGAACTGCGGCGCGCGCTGCTCGCCTAG
- a CDS encoding DUF3558 family protein produces the protein MTYKSTHPPGAKTILLVLGLLLGPLVAACSGGTAATAVGNPTPATTSTPSFAPVDFDKDAPGFKFFDACNDLSVEDYEQLELKPAEIRDYDPSIPFSGCSFHHSGDGMADAKFGVVSDLSSQEKVLAGTEAIETHFESKTKGAYFHSSDSKATENSCMASVPTQGGRLGIFAFTAKRNSFTREELCQLSDELLLKFIEKAERQS, from the coding sequence GTGACCTATAAATCAACGCACCCGCCGGGTGCCAAGACCATCCTGCTGGTGCTGGGACTGCTGCTCGGCCCCCTGGTTGCCGCGTGTTCTGGGGGAACCGCAGCAACCGCCGTGGGGAATCCAACGCCCGCCACGACCAGCACCCCGAGTTTTGCGCCGGTCGATTTTGACAAGGATGCGCCGGGTTTCAAGTTCTTCGACGCGTGCAACGATCTCTCAGTCGAGGACTACGAGCAACTTGAGTTGAAGCCTGCCGAGATTCGAGATTACGATCCATCAATTCCGTTCTCTGGCTGCTCATTTCACCACTCGGGTGATGGGATGGCTGATGCAAAGTTTGGGGTCGTTTCTGACTTGTCTAGCCAAGAAAAAGTGTTGGCAGGTACTGAGGCGATTGAAACGCATTTCGAAAGCAAAACTAAGGGGGCGTATTTCCATTCTTCTGATTCGAAAGCAACTGAGAACAGCTGTATGGCTAGCGTCCCAACACAAGGTGGGCGCCTAGGGATTTTCGCATTCACAGCAAAGAGAAACTCCTTCACTCGTGAAGAATTGTGCCAATTGTCGGATGAACTACTCCTGAAATTCATTGAAAAGGCGGAACGACAATCATGA